Proteins encoded in a region of the Myxococcales bacterium genome:
- a CDS encoding recombinase RecT has protein sequence MSETAAIATVGQMTAAPTTGEVFAPRTMAEAWKLAQTFHASGLLPRGIASPEAAFTIIATGAELGLSPMASLRSIHVIEGKPVLSAALIAGIVQRRPDLCEGFVLVESSDTIATYETTRRGQAPVRMSFTIEQAQRARLTDKDNWKKYPHAMLRARASAELARAVYPDVVGGLYDPDEIPGAEVRTAEPRPVVQPPPRRTLAAASPASSAETLPAPPESAEVVCSPVDTEAQNIARLAELATGAELAAFSASVPADEKTPRLRAAFSARLAAVRSAQ, from the coding sequence ATGAGCGAGACAGCGGCGATTGCGACGGTTGGGCAGATGACGGCAGCGCCGACGACGGGCGAGGTGTTCGCCCCGCGGACCATGGCCGAGGCTTGGAAGCTCGCGCAGACCTTCCACGCGAGCGGCCTGCTGCCGCGCGGCATCGCCTCGCCCGAGGCGGCGTTCACCATCATTGCGACGGGCGCCGAGTTGGGCCTTTCGCCGATGGCGTCGCTCCGGTCGATCCACGTCATCGAGGGCAAGCCGGTGCTCAGCGCCGCGCTCATCGCGGGCATCGTCCAGCGGCGCCCCGACCTCTGCGAGGGGTTCGTGCTCGTCGAGTCGAGCGACACGATCGCCACCTACGAGACGACGCGCCGCGGGCAAGCCCCCGTGCGCATGTCGTTCACCATCGAGCAGGCGCAGCGCGCGCGCCTGACCGATAAGGACAACTGGAAGAAGTACCCGCACGCGATGCTCCGGGCGCGCGCGTCCGCCGAGCTCGCGCGCGCGGTCTACCCCGATGTGGTGGGCGGGCTGTACGACCCCGACGAGATCCCGGGCGCCGAGGTGCGCACCGCCGAGCCTCGCCCGGTCGTACAGCCGCCCCCGCGGCGCACGCTCGCCGCCGCGTCGCCGGCCTCGAGCGCCGAGACGTTGCCCGCGCCGCCCGAGAGCGCCGAGGTGGTGTGCTCGCCCGTGGACACCGAGGCGCAGAACATCGCCCGCCTCGCCGAGCTGGCAACCGGCGCGGAGCTCGCCGCCTTCTCGGCCAGCG
- a CDS encoding helix-turn-helix domain-containing protein gives MANTICERLAETRAEAGYSRRALGVAAGLSARIVALVESGKTAPKRSTLEALAEVLGCHAEWLATGRGPRMMRRKKVAS, from the coding sequence ATGGCAAACACAATTTGTGAACGGCTCGCGGAGACGCGGGCCGAAGCAGGCTACTCGCGGAGGGCGCTCGGCGTCGCCGCGGGTCTTTCGGCGCGCATCGTCGCGCTGGTCGAGTCGGGCAAGACGGCGCCAAAGCGCTCCACGCTCGAGGCGCTCGCCGAGGTGCTCGGCTGCCACGCTGAGTGGCTCGCGACGGGCCGCGGGCCGCGCATGATGCGGCGGAAGAAGGTGGCGTCATGA